The DNA region aaaaatcagctttaaatctccttaaaacacgcTAATTAATCAGCCCAATTGATGCTCTTCAATGGCTTGCAATCAAGCCTTGTAACCGCCACCCtttaatttatgatttcaacaaagtacttagttatacttagcaaagtacaaccacttgatgatttatttggaccgtgcatacTAAGATCataataagacttggacaaaagtaattcccttgcattggattggacttgggcATCTTGGATATtcgtaccttgaccatcttggtcatcctcctcCTCTTCAAAGgaaattgtcctcaattcttcatcatcataatatggtgcaagatcacccacattgaacgtaCTTGAGACCCCATATTGGCCTCCCAAATCAACCTTATAGgcattgtcattgatcttttccacaATTTCAAAGGGACCTTCAGCTCGTGGCATGAGTTTGTTTTTGCTTTGGCTAGGAAAcctttctttcctcatgtaaatccatACCAAGTCACCAACTTCAAAATTCTTCACGTTTCTAACCCTCTTGTTGGCTTGCTTCTTGTAAAtctcattggccttttcaatattcttcctaACTTCCTTCtgaatcttgaccatgaactcAGCTTGTTCCTTAGCACCTCCATgcacaaacttatcttgaggtagGGCTTTGAGATCAATAGGAATATAGGGATTAACACCatagactacttcaaaaggtgaatactttgtagtagcactaggagtcctattgtaagcgaactcggcatgagcaagcttaacatcccaatccttggtgctcttactaaccaatgttctaagtaaagaaccaagaactctattcaccacctcggtttgaccgtccgtttgtggatgatgtgatgtagaaaacagcaacttagttcccatgagacgccataatggcttccaaaaatgacttaggaacttagTATCACGATCGGACACAATGGTGCGTGGCACCCCATGAAAACGAACCACTTCTTCAAAGTACAACTTAGCCACTTTCATAGCATCCTCGGTTTTATGACAAGGAATGAAATGAGCCATCtttgagaacctatcaacaaccaccatgatTGAGTctttacccctttgagttctaggtaaagccacaataaaatccatgctaacatcttcccaaggtctcTCGGGAACTGGAAGTGGCTTGTAAAGACCTTTATGAAACACCATTtttgccctttgacaagtagagcaacgAGTGATAACATGATGGACCGTAGATAACATCTTAGGCCAATAGAAATGAGTTTGAAGAAGCTCCAATGTCTTTTGAACACCAACGTGACCAGCTAGACCTCCCCCATGCGTTTCATGGATCAACAAACTTCTAATCggacacttaggaatgcataatctatttcccttaAAAAGAAAACCGTCgtgtaaggaaaataaatcatagaCTCCATCGACACATTTCTTCAAAATGGTCTTAAAATCTTCATCTTCTttgtagtactctttgatcaaCTCAAACCCAAGAATCTTGGCTTCGACAACACCAAGTAAATTATGCcttctagataaggcatccgcaacaacattTGCCTTTCCACTATTGTATTTGGatgaaaagttaaatgtttgaagaaattctacccaTTTTGCATGCCTTGAATTCAACTTCTTTTGCCCATGAATAAACCTCAAggactcatgatcagaatgaagtatgaacggttgtggcctcaaataatgtgaccaatgatctagagctcttaccattgcatagaactctttatcataggtggaataattcagcttgccttgactcaacttctcactaaagtaagcaatTGGACGCCCCTCTTGAATCAACACGACACCAATTCCtttcccacttgcatcacactcaaCTTCAAATGGCTTTGAAAAATCCGGAAGTGCTAGGATAGGTGTGTTGCACATcttttctttgatttcttcaAACGCCTTTTGAGCTTGAGGAGTCCATTCAAACGAACCCTTCTTTGTGCACTCGGTTATGGGAGCCATGAGAGTACTAAAATTTCGAATGAACCTCCTGTAAAAGGAAGCTAGCCCATGGAAAGAACGGACCTCCGTGAGTGTTTTAGGACTAGGCCATGATTGAATTGCTTCAACCTTGCTTGGATCAACTTTCACACCATCACCGGAAACTATGTAACCAAGAAAAGTGACCtcatataacataaaatcacatttttcaagttttccatacaatttttgcTTTCTCAAAACAGTAAAAACTTGAAATAAATGTTCCAAATGCTCATCCTCATCTCGACTGTAAATAAGGATATCATCAAGGTACACCACCACGAACTTTCCAAGAAATGGCCTTAGCACTTCgttcatcaatctcatgaaagtgctAGGTGCATTTGTAAGACCAAACGGCATCACGAGTCATTCATACAACCCATGCTTTGTTTTGAAGGCggtcttccattcatccccttccctcatttgaatctgatggtaaccacttctcaaatcaacttttgagaacaccttcgaaccacttaactcatcaagcatgtcatcaagtCTAGGAATTGGAAACCTGTACTTGATAGTAATATTGTTAACAGCTCTACTATCAATGCACATACGCCAAGTACCATCCTTTTTTGGAACCAAAAGAGCGGGAACAGCACACGGACTCATAGACTCTCGCACATAACCCATGCCCATCAACTCTTCTATTTGACGTTGTAACTCCTTAGTTTCTAAAAGGTTACATCTATAGGCAAGTTTATTTGGTAAAGGTGCGCCTGGAATGAGATCAATTTGATGCTCAATTCCTCTCAAGGGTGGTAACCCAATAGGTAATTCATTTGGAAAGACATCCTCAAAATCCTTAATCAATTGCGCCAACTTGGGATTTTGACTCACAAATTTTTCATGAATTTCTTTTGaatacaacaaaaacaactctTCCTCACCATCAACTtccctctcaaattctttaaaagACAACAAGGAAATTTCTTTGGATGGCTTTTGTGAAAACTGTGGGGGTGGTAAagggtgtaattttttttgtttcccttgGTGAGTTATAGTGTATGTGTTGTGGTATCCATCATGAAGTGATTTTCTATCAGTTTGCCACGGCCTACCAAGCAGAATATGATAAGCATCCATTGACACAACATCACACAATTGACTATCATGATAGGAACCAATAGAAAAACTAACCATGCATTGCTTTCTAACCCCCATACTAGAATTTgaatctaaccaactcaacttgtaAGGATGTGGATGGTTAGTGGTGGTAAGACAAAGTCTAGACACTAAAGTCTTTGACACAGTATTTGCCTCACTACCCCCATCTATAATTAAATCACATACCTCGCCACCAACCTTacatttggtgatgaaaatgtgttgccttTGTGGTGCCAAGGGCTCCTCCACATGTGCTTGCAAAGCCCTCCTAACAACCAGATTGGTTTTGTCCTCCATCTCCGG from Amaranthus tricolor cultivar Red isolate AtriRed21 chromosome 3, ASM2621246v1, whole genome shotgun sequence includes:
- the LOC130808390 gene encoding uncharacterized protein LOC130808390; this translates as MPFGLTNAPSTFMRLMNEVLRPFLGKFVVVYLDDILIYSRDEDEHLEHLFQVFTVLRKQKLYGKLEKCDFMLYEVTFLGYIVSGDGVKVDPSKVEAIQSWPSPKTLTEVRSFHGLASFYRRFIRNFSTLMAPITECTKKGSFEWTPQAQKAFEEIKEKMCNTPILALPDFSKPFEVECDASGKGIGVVLIQEGRPIAYFSENGKANVVADALSRRHNLLGVVEAKILGFELIKEYYKEDEDFKTILKKCVDGVYDLFSLHDGFLFKGNRLCIPKCPIRSLLIHETHGGGLAGHVGVQKTLELLQTHFYWPKMLSTVHHVITRCSTCQRAKMVFHKGLYKPLPVPERPWEDMAHFIPCHKTEDAMKVAKLYFEEVVRFHGVPRTIVSDLYGVNPYIPIDLKALPQDKFVHGGAKEQAEFMVKIQKEVRKNIEKANEIYKKQANKRVRNVKNFEVGDLVWIYMRKERFPSQSKNKLMPRAEGPFEIVEKINDNAYKVDLGGQYGVSKLRTISFEEEEDDQDGQGKLLMELLDV